The Pyxidicoccus sp. MSG2 DNA segment GGGCAGGTATGCGCGGAGCACGCGCGGGTCGTAGTAGCGGAAGTAGAGGCGGCGGCCCTGCTCGTCCTCCACCTGGAGGAACTTGCGGAAGTGGCGGCGCAAGTCGCCGAGGCTCGCGGGCGTGGCGACGAAGATGCCCCAGGACTGGCCCCATGCCTTGGTGAGCAGCTCGCGGGTGGACTCCGCGTCGCGGCGCAGGAGGACCAGGTACGGCGCCACCGCCAGCAATTCACGCGGCACCGGCCCCTCGTAGAGGCACACGCAGCCGCGCGCCCACTGCATCAGCGTGCGGGTGACGGCGGGGGAGCGGGCGCCGTCGAGGACGGCGTAGACCTCGCAGGGCGGCTCTCCGAATTCGGGAGGACGCCAGAGCAAATCCAGGACGCGGTCCACGTCCAGCGCGGTGGCGGGGGCCGCCGTCATGCCGCCTTCTTCTTCTGGGCCGCCGCGGCCTTGGCGCACTCCTCACAGAAGGGAATGCCGTCCTTCGCGGCCTGCACGAGTGCGTGGACCTGCGCCGCCGTGTCGATGGGGGCGGGCGCGGGCTGGGGAGGCGGCGCCTCCGCCATGGGCGGCTCCGGCTCCACCTCCGCGACGGGCTCCGGGAAGGACAGGGGCGCATGGCGCGGGCGCTCGTAGGAGAGCACCACCAACTCGCCCAGGCGGAGGGCGCGCTCCAGCCGCCAGCGCAGCCGCTGCGCCTCCGCCGAGCGCCCCAGCCGAGAGAGTCCCATCGGCTCCACGCCGCCGAGGGCCTCGAACAGCGTCCACGCGCTGCCGGGGGCATTGGCCAGCCACCACTCGAGGTGCCAGAGGGCCACCGACTCCGGCACCCGCGCGGCGCCGTCTTCAGGGGCGACGTCGGTGCCCCGGACGAGGAGGTACTCCGCGCTCAACCCACGCAGGAGCCAGGACTTCCGAGGAGCATGACCAGAGGGGGCGGGCGTGGGGCTCATACGTAATAGGGTGATAGCAACCCCTGAGCCAGGAGCCCATACCCTGGTAAGTCCAGAGAATCACGCCCGTCTGGCCACCTCCCGCGTGCCCCGGGGACGCCGGGCGCGTTCCGGGGGGACGCAGGGCCCGTTCCAGGGAGACGCGTGGCCCGTTCCAAGAGGACGTGGATGCGTTCCACCCGGACGGACCAGGGGGACGCGGATGCGTTCCACCCGGACTGCCGCGGGCCTCAGGCTCAGGACAGCCAGAAGTAGGCGGAGGCGATGAGGGAGCGCTTCTCCGTCACCTTCGCCTTCTGCGCCAGGTCCGCGAGCTGCCGGTCCTTGGCGGCGTAGCGCTTCTCCTCCTCGTTGCGGAGGGAGGACAGCTTGCGCCGGTACTCGCGCTCCATCCGGTCCGAGTGGGCCCGCGCCTTCGCCTTGTCCGCCACGTCCTCGGCGGTCGTCACGGCCTTGCGCGCGTCGATCCAGGCCTGCCGTGCGGCCTCCACGGCCTCGCGCGACTCCATGAGGCAGTCCTCGACGTACCGGTCCGCGCGCTCCTTGGCCTTGTCCAGCTCCAGGGCGTTGCGGCGCTCGGCGGCCCGGACGATTTCCTCCTTGGCCGCCACCAGCGACTGCTCCTGCATGAGCTGCACGGACACCGGGGCGGGCTGGCGCCGCTTCTCCTCCTTGGCCGCCAGCTTCACGAAGTGCGCGCCGTCCTGCAGCGGCAGCGCCCGGAAGGCGCCGTCCCGCTCGCGCACGAGCACCAGATGGACCAGCTTCTCCTCCGGCTTGATGCCCGTCGTCTCGAACTTGTAGGCGAACCACCAGCCCTCGCAGCCGGCGAGCCGGGCCAGCCGCGACGGCAGTCCGGACGCGTCCAACTGCAGGTAGGCCACCGCGTCCTGCGTGCGCCCCTTCACCGCGTACGCGGCCTTGGCAATCTCCAGCCGCCCCGAGGTGCGGCTGCCCAGCACGGAGCTGGTGAGCGCGCGCGCCTCCTGCTGCCGCTTGGCGAGGGCTTCCTTCGTCTGGTCCTGCTGCCCGCGCAGCCGCCGCCGCACGTCGCCGTCGAAGCGCTCCAGCACCACCGAGCGCATCTCCGTCATGCGCTTGCTGATGCGGCCCTCCATCTCCTCGCGCAGCTTGTCGAAGGCGACGTTGATCTCCTCCGGCTTCCGGCAGGACTGGTAGATGTCGAGGATGCGCCGCTCGAAGTCGACGCCGCTCTCCAGCGCGCCGAGGATTTCGTCCGACGCGCCGAAGACACCGTCGAAGAGGTTGAGCTTCTTCTCCAGGAGCTCGAACAGGCGCGCGTCCGCCGCGTTCATCCGGTTGAGGAAGTTGATGACCAGCACGTCCCGCTGCTGGCCATACCGGTGGCACCGGCCGATGCGCTGCTCCACGCGCTGCGGGTTCCACGGCAAATCGTAGTTGACCACCAGGTTGCAGAACTGGAGGTTGAGTCCCTCGGCGCCGGCCTCGGTGCAGATGAGGATCTGCGACTTGTTGCGGAAGTCGTCCACCAGCGCGCGGCGCTCTTCCGGCGTGCTGGCCAGGTCACCCGCCAGAAGGGAGATCTTGCCCTTGTAACCGCTCTCCGAGAGGAGGTTGAAGAGGTACTGCTGCGTGCGCTTGGACTCGGTGAAGATGAGCGCCTTCTCCGGCCAGCTGTGCGCGCGCATCACCCCGAAGGTGCGGTCCAGGCCGCGCACGAGCGCCGCGCCCTTGGCGTTGACCTTGATGGAGTCCGCCAGGTCCGCGTACTGCCGCAGCTCCCAGACCTCCTGCTCCAGGACGCGCACGTTGGGCGCCTTGGCCGGGTCGTCGGACCACTCCTCGCCCTCCTCGACGAACTGCTTGGCCTCCTCGGGCTCGAACATCGCCAGCGCCTGCTGGCCCAGCTTCGCCGCCTGGAGGCGCTTCTCGAGGTTCTCCGACAGCCGGCGCAGGGTGGGGGCAATCGCGTACGTCGAGGACGCCAGCAGCTTGCGGTAGCAGAGCGTCAGCAGCGTCTTCTTGCCGGGCTCGATGGCCGCGGCCTCCGAGCGCTGGAGGTATTCGCTGACCTTCTCGTAGAGGTCGTGCTCCTCGGGGGAGGGAGTGAAGTCCTCCACGATGGAGCGGCGGTTGGTGTAGCGGACGTACTCGCGCACCTGCCGGCGCAGGGTGCGTTGCACCACGGGGGCCAGCCGCTCCTTCAATTCGGCGACGGCGGACTCGGACATGCCGCCGCCCTCGTCCACGCGGTAGCGGCTGCGGAAGGCGTGCTCGGGGCCGAGGATCTGCTCGTCCAGCAGGGACATCAGGCCGAACAGCTCCATGATGTCGTTCTGGAGCGGGGTGGCGGTGAGCAGCAGCTTGGGGCGCCCGGCCAGCGCGGCCTTGAGCGCCTGGCCCATCTTGTTGTTGGCGCGGTGCGCGTTGCGCAGCCGGTGGGCCTCGTCGATGACGACCACGTCCCACGGAATCTCCGCCACCAGGGCGCCCTTGTTGGCCGCGAAGGGGTGGGAGCAGATGACGGGGAAGGGCTGGTCGAAGCAGTTGCCGGTGGCCCGCACGGTGCGGCCGTCCACCAGCACGCTGTCCAGGTCGAACTTCTCCCGCAGCTCGCTGTTCCACTGCGCGCGCAGCGTGGCGGGGGAGAGGATGAGGATGCGGTTCTTCCCCTCCGCCATCAGCTGGGCGATGACGAGGCCCGCCTCAATCGTCTTCCCCAGCCCCACCTCGTCGCCCAGCATGCAGCCGCCGCGCGACAGCGAGTCGAGCGCGAACATGGCGCCCTCGACCTGGTGCGGGTTGAGGTCCACCTTCGCTTCCGCGAGCGCGCCGGCCAGCCGCTGCTGCGTGTCCCCACTCTTCGCCAGCAGCTCTTCCGCCAGCAGCCGTTCGTGGAACGGGGTCAACGTCCGTGTGGGCTCGGACTCCACCCGTGACGCCATCGCCGCCGCCGCCGCCGCGTCGACCTCCACCTCCACCCTCAAGCCCCTCGCGCCCTCCGCCAAGACCGTCTCCATCCGTGATGTTCGAGGTCGCCCGCCACAGAGGCGGGCGAGAGAGACGCGCCATTTTGTTGACGGAGACGTGTCTGTAAAGGGGGTCGTCTCCGGAGCCTAGAATTCGGCCTCGGCGCGATTGGCATGCTTCCGCGCGAGCGACGCGTGCACGCGGCTCATGCGCGCTTCATGCAATCTTTCCGCTGGACTTGACGGAAGGACTCAGAGCAGTCCACGCGACTTCACGTCCAGGTACGCGTTGAGTGCGGCCGCGCCGAAGCCGCGCGCGGGGGCCCGGACCACGAGCGCACCGGCGTCTCGCAGGGTGGTGGCGGTGCGCCGGTACTCGGCCTCCAGCCGCGCCGCGGCCTGCCGCGCGTAGGCGTCCTGAGCATCCCGGGGCACACCTGTCGCCGCGGCCTCCACATCCTCGTCCAGCAGCGAGGCGACGACGGGCAGGTGCCGGGGGCGCAGCGCGAGGGTGCGGGTGAGGAGGCTGGCGGAGGCGTCCGGGTCCACCAGGTCCGTGAAGAGCACCACCAGCGCGCGGCGCGTCTGCCGGGCGAAGGCGAAGTCGAAGGCGCGGCCGTAGTCGCTCTCCTCCAGCGCGGCCTCGGTGCGGTAGAGCGACTCGGTGATGAGGCGCAGGTGCTCGCGCCCCTTGCGAGGCGGGAGGAAGGCGCGCACGTCGCTGGCGAAGGCGAGCACCCCCACCAGGTCCCCGGCGTCCAGGCCGACGCGCGCCAGGCGCAGCGCCGCGTCCACCGCGTGGTCCAGCTTGCGGCGCCCCTGCACCTGGCCCGCCATGTGGCGCCCGCAGTCCAGGAGCAGCAGCACCGGTTGGTGCTTCTCCGGCTGCCACGTGCGCACCAGCGTGTCCCCGTGCCGCGCGGACGCCTTCCAGTCGATGTGGCGGTAGTCGTCCCCGGGGCGGTACTCGCGCAGCGACTCGAACTCGCGCCCCTCCGCCGCGCGGCGCCGCTGGGTGCGCGCGGAAGGGGACTCCGAGGCTCGCGCCAGCGCCAGCGCCTCGCGCGAGAGCGCCGTCAGGTCCGGGTACACCTTCACGGCCTGCGCGGCCGGCACGCGGACCTGGCGCGCGCACAGCCCCAGCGGCCCCAAAAGGCGCAGGTGGACATCCCCGAAGCGCGCGTCGCCTCGCGCCGGTGGGGTGACGAAGTAGGTGAGCCGAGGCGGCGGACCCGGAGGCGGCGCGCCACCGGGAAGGGTGAGGGTCTGCCGGTGGCCGGTGCTGGCCACGTCCTCCGGGGGCTCGTCACGTGCTTCCAGGCGCAGGGGGTGGGCGCCGCCGTCGGTCCGCTCGAACTCCAGGTGGACGGGGTTGCGCGTGCCGGAGGAGAGGATGGGCTCCACCTGCCGCCGCACCGTCACCGCGTCCGCGCGGGGGGCGCGCAGGAAGTCCACGGCGCAGAGCACCAGCACCGCGACGTTGACCGCCAGCGCCAGCCAGCCGAAGGCCGGGCCCGCCACCGCGAGCGCGGCCGGGACGAGCCCCGCCGCCAGCAGCGCCACGGCGAGGCCCGTGGGGACGGGACGGCCGGCACTCACCGGGGCACTCGCACCCGTTCGAGCGTCTGCCGGAGGACGTCGTCCACGGTGACGCCCTCCACCTCGGCCTCGGCCTTGAGGAGGAGGCGGTGGTTGAGGACGCTGAAGGCCACGCCCTTCACGTCGTCCGGGGTGACGAAGTCCGTGCCCTGCAGCGCCGCGCGCGCCTTGGCGGCGGCCAGCAACGCCTGCGCCGAGCGGGGGCTGGCTCCCAGGCGCACCCTCGGGTGGGCGCGCGTGTCGCGCACCACATTCACGACGTACTGGATGATGGAGTCGTCACACGACACGCGGGCGGCGCGCGCCTGCAACTCCAGCAGGGTGGGCGCATCCAGGACGCGCTCGGTGGAGGTCGGCCGGCCCTCGCGCTGGTGGAAGGCGCGCAGCATGGTGACCTCCGAGTCCCCGTCCGGATAGCCCACGCGCACGCGCATGAGGAAGCGGTCCAACTGCGCCTCGGGCAGCGGGTAGGTGCCCTCCAGCTCCAGCGGGTTCTGCGTGGCCACCACGAAGAAGTGTGGCGGCAGCGCGTGCGAGACGCCGTCGATGGTGACCTGCCGCTCCTCCATGGCCTCCAGCAGCGCGGCCTGCGTCTTGGGCGGGGTGCGGTTGATTTCGTCCGCGACGACGACTTCCGTGAAGATGGGGCCCTTCACCAGGCGGAAGGCGTTGTCCTGCGGCTGGAAGACGTTGGTGCCGAGGATGTCCGCCGGCATCAGGTCCGGGGTGAACTGGACGCGGGTGAAGAGCAGTCCCAGCGCGCCGGCCATGCTGCGCGCGGTGAGCGTCTTGGCCACGCCGGGCACGCCCTCCAGGAGCACATGTCCGCGCGCGAGGAAGGCCGTCACCAGGTCGGCCAGCACGCGCTGCTGCCCGAAGACGGCCGCGCCGAGCGCGGAGGTGAGGCGGGTGAGGGGAGTGGCGTCGGACATGGTGGCGGAAGACGCTAGCCCGCTGCCGCATGGCGCGGCAGCGGTTTCGTGAAGGGCCTCCCGCGCCTCAGGCGGGCTTGCTCTTCAGGCCCATCAGCGTCCCGCCCAGCGCCGCGAGCGAGCCCAGCACCGCGAGGAAGACGCCGAAGCTGGGCGACGAGTTCATCATCTCCGCGTTGCCGATGGGCGTGGGCACGCGCGTGGTGTCGGCCGACACCTTGATGAAGATGATGCACCAGACGAGGCACAGGAAGCAGAACAGCAGCTGGGCCATCCACGGCACCACCGGGCCCAGCTTCGCGAACGCGCCCTTCACGCGCATGCCCACGGCGATCATCGTGAGGATGGACAGCACGAAGACGCCGACGCCCGTGCTCATCAGCCCCAGCACGTCGCCGTCCGCCGCCGTCTCCTTCCACGGCAGGAAGCACGAGAACAGCACCACCGCCGCGCTCCAGAAGGCAATCTTGTCCCCGCCGGCGAGCAGGCCGAACAGCTCCTTCGCGTCGCGGATGAGCTCCTCCGGGTCCGCGACGGCGTTGTCCCCGCCCCCTCCCCGGGACGGGCGCTCCCATGGGTCTGGCCCCGCGTCGACGGGCTCTTGCGCGGGCGGAGGCGGCGCGCGGCGGGGCGCGGTGGCTGCGCGCGCGGGCCGGGCGGCGCGAGGGGGCGCGGCCCGGGCGATTTCATCCATGCTGCGGATGTTGGTGGACTCCGAGTCCAGGTCCGGCGGCGGCGCCGCGGGCCGGCTCCCCGACTTGCCCTTGGGACGCGCGGGCGCGGCGGGCTTCGCCGGCCGAGGGTCCTCCGCGGCGCCGGTGGACTCGTCGTCGTCGTCTGCGGGCGGCTCGGCGGACAGGAAGGAGCCGTCGATGATGTAGTCGCAGACGGAACAGATGGACGTGTTGGCGGCTACCTTCGAGCCGCAGCCAGGGCAGTTCAGGACCAGCGCTCCCGAGGAGAGAAACGAAGATGCATCTTCGGAGCCCCGGCCCGCGCATGTCAAACCCGCTGCGTCCTAACCCCTGGATTTTCGCGGAGAATTGACCTAGGCCCCAGCGAATGAGCCGCCTGCGCACCGCCCGTGCATTGACTGCCTGCCTCGCCGTCCTCGCGCTGTCCTCCGGTTGTGTCCGCGCCGTGCCCTCGCCGGAGACGGAGCCGGTGGACGCGGCGACCCTGGCCCGCATCCAGGACTGGGAGGACCGCCGCTCGCTGGGAGACGGGGCGCTCCTGGCGCTGGCCACGGACGCGCAGGACGCACGGGTGCGAGCGAGGGCGCAGCGAGCGCTGGCCCGCATCCAGGACCCGGCCACGCTGGACACGGTGGTGGCGGGACTGAAGGACACGGAGCCCGGCGTGCGCGACGAGGCCGCCTTCGCCGCCGGAGAGTTGGCCCTGTCGTGGGAGCCGCTGACGGAGGCGGAGCGCACGCGGCTGGCGGACGCGCTGCTGGAGGCGGAGGGCGCGGAGCGCGAGGCGCGGGTGCGCACGACGCTGCTGGACGCGCTGGGCCGCGCGGGCACGCCGGCGGCGGTGGCGCGGCTGGTGGAGCGGCTCCAGGGCGAGGACGTGGCGGTGGCGGGGCGGGCCGCGCTGTCGCTGGGCGTGGCCGCGCGGCGGGGTGGGGCGGCGGTGGTGGCGGGCGTGCCGCTGCCGCCCGCGGTGGCACTGCTGGCCGCGGAGCGGCCGGTGGAGGCGCGCTACGGGGGCGCGTATCTGCTGATGACGGCGAAGCGGGCGGAGGCGCTGCCCGCGCTGCGCGGCTGCCTCGGGGATGCGGACGCGGACGTGCGCGGCCTGTGCGCGAAGGCCTTCGGCGACCTGGGCGGGCCCGAAGATGCGCTGGTGCTGGGGCGACTGCTGGAGGACGCGGTGCCGCGCGTGGCGGCCGAGGCGGCGCGCTCGCTGGCGAAGCTGGCCGCGAAGTGCAGCGGCCCATGCACGGCGGTGGATGCGTTGGAGGCGCTGGTGCCCCGGGCGAAGCGCGTGGCGCGGGGGCTGGAGGCGCCGGCAGTCGACGGCGCGGATGCGAAGGTGGAGACCCTGGCCCGCTCCTCGGAGGGACACGCGATTCTGGCGCTCACGCAGCAGGGGCTGCCCGACTTCGCCGCGCCCCTCCTGGTCTCACTGCGGCTGGCGCTGGCGGACGCGGAGCGGGGCGCGGCCTCGGACCTGGCGCGCACGGACCTCGGGTGGCTGGACTGTCGGCTGGCGGCGGCGCTGGACCGGCAGCGCGGCGTGCCCGGGGACTCGGGCGCCTGCGGCTTCGGCCGGGTGCAGGACGAGCGGCGACTGGCCCTGGGCATCCGCGAGACGGCGCAGACGCAGGGAAAGGGCTCCGCGGACTTCGCGGTGGGCTACCTGAACCACCGGGATGCGCGCGTGCGCCTCGCGGCGCTGGAGGCCCTGGGCGCCCGGCCCGTGCTCCGGACGGCCACGGCGGTGCAGCCCCTCGCCAAGGGCGATGACCTGGTGGTGGCCGGTGCGGCCGCCGCCACGCTCGGGAAGATCGACGCCAGGGGATTCGTACCCGTGGTGGAGAGCCTCGCCGACCGCGTGCCGAAGGAGCCGGGAGACCTGGCCGAGCCGGTGGCCGGCGCGCTCGTCGCCCTCCAGGGAAGCGCCGCGGAGCCGCGCTTCCGCGAGTGGCTGAAGCACCCCAACGCCAACGTGCGCCGCGTGGCCGCCGAGGCCCTCACGCAGCTCACGGGCCAGCCCGTGCGCTCCGAGCGCGTGGAGCTCCCGGCCGACACCTTCCGTCCCGAGCCCGCGCCCGCCCGGGCCGGCCTCGTCTTCCGCACCGCCAAGGGCGACATCACCGTGCGCCTGGACGCGGAGGAGGCGCCGCTCACCTCCGGCAACCTGTACGCGCTGGCGAGCAAGGGCTACTTCAACGGCACCACCTTCCACCGCGTCGTCCCGAACTTCGTCGCGCAGGGCGGAGACCCGCGCGGGGACGGGGAGGGCGGCCCTGGCTACTCCATCCGCTGCGAGATGACGCGCCGGCCGTACCTCCGGGGAACCCTGGGCATGGCGCTCGCGGGCAAGGACACCGGCGGAAGCCAGTTCTTCTTCACGCACGCGCCGCAGCCCCACCTGGACGGCCGCTACACGGCCTTCGGCGAGGTGGTGTCCGGAATGGACGTGGTGGACGCGCTCCTCGAGGGGGACATCATCCGCGAGGTGCGCGCGGTGCAGCTGTCGCCGTAGGCCCCGACGCTCAGGCGCCGCTGGCCTTGGCCATCGACGGAGGGCCGAGCGGATGGCCATGCCACCGCCGGTTCTCCGCTTCCTCCATCCCCTCCACCTCCTGGCGGATGCGCTGCCACTCCGTCTCCGGGATGCGCAGGAAGGCCTCCGCCAGCGCCGGGTCGAACTGGGTGCCCGCGCAGCGGCGGATTTCATCCCGCGCCACGCTCATGGGCCGCCCCTTGCGGTAGGGCCGGTCCGACGTAATCGCGTCCACCGTGTCCGCGATGCAGAAGATGCGCGCCCCGAGGACGATGTCCTCACCCGCCAGGTTCTGCGGGTAGCCCTTGCCGTCCCAGCGCTCCTGGTGCTGCAGCACGATGAGCGCCGCCTCGTGCAGGTAGGGCATCTTCGCCAGCATCCGGTAGCCGAACTCCGGGTGCTTGCGCATCTCCACCCATTCATCCGGCGTCAGCGGGCCGGGCTTGAGCAGGATGGAGTCGCGCACGCCAATCTTGCCGATGTCGTGCAAGAGCGCGCCCTGCTCCACCACGTCCAGCGCCGCCCCCGTCATCCCCACTTCCTGGGCCAGCCGCCGCGAGTAGAGCGACACGCGCCGCGAGTGCCACTGCGTCTCCGTGTCGCGGTAGTCCAGCGCGCTGATGAGCCCGTCCAGCAGGCCCGCGGTGCGCTCCACCACCCGGCGCTCCAGGTCGCGGTTGATGGCCACCAATTCCGCGTTCTTCTCCGCCACCTCGCGCGTCAGCCGCTCGTTGGCGTCCACCAGGCGGTAGTGCTCGAAGGCCTGGCGCACGCTGCTGGTCAGCTCGCTCAGGGACCACGGCTTGCCCAGCAGGCGGAAGACCTCGCCGCGGTTGACGGCCTCGGACGCGGTGCGGAAGTCCGCCGCCGCCGTCAGCATCAGCCGCACCGCCTTCGGGTTTCGCTCCCGCAGTGCGCCCAGCAACTCGATGCCGTTGAGGTACGGCATCATGAAGTCCGTCAGCACGACGTGGAAGCCCACCTCGCGCGCCGCCAGCGCCGGGTCGCTGTGCGTGAGGACCTCGTAACCTTCCGCCTGCAGAATCCGGGAGAGCGCGGCGAGGATGAGCACGTCGTCATCCACCACGAGGATTCGGTCCATGTCTGCGGATTCTCCGGGGCGGCGAGCTTGCTCCCTTTATACACGCGTCCCTCGCCAGCAAAACAGGGGCCCCCCGGCGCTTGTGTGCTCGCAAGTCCCGGAAATCCTTGGATGTTCTCCCAGTCCGGAAGAGTCGCACATCCAAGTGACGCTTGCCTGCCCGCCAAGGTGTGTTTTATGGTGCCCACGCAGTCCGCGCCGTGTCGCTAACCCCTTGGAATCCTGGAGCAATCTCCGATGGCTAGAGCCCCTGAAGGGCCAGTGCCGGTGGTGGTGATGGGGCTGGGGTTCATCGGGCAGGAGATTGCCAGGGCCGCGATGTCGTCTCCCGAGGTGGAGCTCATCGGCGCCGTGGACACGCAGCCTTCGCTGGTGGGGAGTGCCCTGGGAGACGTGCTGGGCGGGCCCGCGCCTCGCGTGAAGGTGGTGGACTCGCTGGAGAAGGCGGTGGCGAAGCGCAAGGGCGTGGTGCTGTTGCACGCCACCGGCTCCAGGCTGCCGCAGGTGATGGAGCAGATTCTGGCGGCGCTGAAGCTGGGCCTGCCGGTGGCCAGCACCTGCGAGGAGCTGGCCTTCCCGTACCTCAAGTACCCGGAGCTGGCGGACAAGCTGGAGCAGGCCGCGCAGAAGGCGGGCGTGGCGGTGGTGGGCACCG contains these protein-coding regions:
- a CDS encoding DUF4123 domain-containing protein — its product is MTAAPATALDVDRVLDLLWRPPEFGEPPCEVYAVLDGARSPAVTRTLMQWARGCVCLYEGPVPRELLAVAPYLVLLRRDAESTRELLTKAWGQSWGIFVATPASLGDLRRHFRKFLQVEDEQGRRLYFRYYDPRVLRAYLPTCTRRELHTLFGPVERYLAESPDGSALVEYAVGQEGLEEKPLAVS
- a CDS encoding SNF2-related protein yields the protein METVLAEGARGLRVEVEVDAAAAAAMASRVESEPTRTLTPFHERLLAEELLAKSGDTQQRLAGALAEAKVDLNPHQVEGAMFALDSLSRGGCMLGDEVGLGKTIEAGLVIAQLMAEGKNRILILSPATLRAQWNSELREKFDLDSVLVDGRTVRATGNCFDQPFPVICSHPFAANKGALVAEIPWDVVVIDEAHRLRNAHRANNKMGQALKAALAGRPKLLLTATPLQNDIMELFGLMSLLDEQILGPEHAFRSRYRVDEGGGMSESAVAELKERLAPVVQRTLRRQVREYVRYTNRRSIVEDFTPSPEEHDLYEKVSEYLQRSEAAAIEPGKKTLLTLCYRKLLASSTYAIAPTLRRLSENLEKRLQAAKLGQQALAMFEPEEAKQFVEEGEEWSDDPAKAPNVRVLEQEVWELRQYADLADSIKVNAKGAALVRGLDRTFGVMRAHSWPEKALIFTESKRTQQYLFNLLSESGYKGKISLLAGDLASTPEERRALVDDFRNKSQILICTEAGAEGLNLQFCNLVVNYDLPWNPQRVEQRIGRCHRYGQQRDVLVINFLNRMNAADARLFELLEKKLNLFDGVFGASDEILGALESGVDFERRILDIYQSCRKPEEINVAFDKLREEMEGRISKRMTEMRSVVLERFDGDVRRRLRGQQDQTKEALAKRQQEARALTSSVLGSRTSGRLEIAKAAYAVKGRTQDAVAYLQLDASGLPSRLARLAGCEGWWFAYKFETTGIKPEEKLVHLVLVRERDGAFRALPLQDGAHFVKLAAKEEKRRQPAPVSVQLMQEQSLVAAKEEIVRAAERRNALELDKAKERADRYVEDCLMESREAVEAARQAWIDARKAVTTAEDVADKAKARAHSDRMEREYRRKLSSLRNEEEKRYAAKDRQLADLAQKAKVTEKRSLIASAYFWLS
- a CDS encoding DUF58 domain-containing protein → MSAGRPVPTGLAVALLAAGLVPAALAVAGPAFGWLALAVNVAVLVLCAVDFLRAPRADAVTVRRQVEPILSSGTRNPVHLEFERTDGGAHPLRLEARDEPPEDVASTGHRQTLTLPGGAPPPGPPPRLTYFVTPPARGDARFGDVHLRLLGPLGLCARQVRVPAAQAVKVYPDLTALSREALALARASESPSARTQRRRAAEGREFESLREYRPGDDYRHIDWKASARHGDTLVRTWQPEKHQPVLLLLDCGRHMAGQVQGRRKLDHAVDAALRLARVGLDAGDLVGVLAFASDVRAFLPPRKGREHLRLITESLYRTEAALEESDYGRAFDFAFARQTRRALVVLFTDLVDPDASASLLTRTLALRPRHLPVVASLLDEDVEAAATGVPRDAQDAYARQAAARLEAEYRRTATTLRDAGALVVRAPARGFGAAALNAYLDVKSRGLL
- a CDS encoding AAA family ATPase; this translates as MSDATPLTRLTSALGAAVFGQQRVLADLVTAFLARGHVLLEGVPGVAKTLTARSMAGALGLLFTRVQFTPDLMPADILGTNVFQPQDNAFRLVKGPIFTEVVVADEINRTPPKTQAALLEAMEERQVTIDGVSHALPPHFFVVATQNPLELEGTYPLPEAQLDRFLMRVRVGYPDGDSEVTMLRAFHQREGRPTSTERVLDAPTLLELQARAARVSCDDSIIQYVVNVVRDTRAHPRVRLGASPRSAQALLAAAKARAALQGTDFVTPDDVKGVAFSVLNHRLLLKAEAEVEGVTVDDVLRQTLERVRVPR
- a CDS encoding peptidylprolyl isomerase; the protein is MSRLRTARALTACLAVLALSSGCVRAVPSPETEPVDAATLARIQDWEDRRSLGDGALLALATDAQDARVRARAQRALARIQDPATLDTVVAGLKDTEPGVRDEAAFAAGELALSWEPLTEAERTRLADALLEAEGAEREARVRTTLLDALGRAGTPAAVARLVERLQGEDVAVAGRAALSLGVAARRGGAAVVAGVPLPPAVALLAAERPVEARYGGAYLLMTAKRAEALPALRGCLGDADADVRGLCAKAFGDLGGPEDALVLGRLLEDAVPRVAAEAARSLAKLAAKCSGPCTAVDALEALVPRAKRVARGLEAPAVDGADAKVETLARSSEGHAILALTQQGLPDFAAPLLVSLRLALADAERGAASDLARTDLGWLDCRLAAALDRQRGVPGDSGACGFGRVQDERRLALGIRETAQTQGKGSADFAVGYLNHRDARVRLAALEALGARPVLRTATAVQPLAKGDDLVVAGAAAATLGKIDARGFVPVVESLADRVPKEPGDLAEPVAGALVALQGSAAEPRFREWLKHPNANVRRVAAEALTQLTGQPVRSERVELPADTFRPEPAPARAGLVFRTAKGDITVRLDAEEAPLTSGNLYALASKGYFNGTTFHRVVPNFVAQGGDPRGDGEGGPGYSIRCEMTRRPYLRGTLGMALAGKDTGGSQFFFTHAPQPHLDGRYTAFGEVVSGMDVVDALLEGDIIREVRAVQLSP
- a CDS encoding HD domain-containing phosphohydrolase: MDRILVVDDDVLILAALSRILQAEGYEVLTHSDPALAAREVGFHVVLTDFMMPYLNGIELLGALRERNPKAVRLMLTAAADFRTASEAVNRGEVFRLLGKPWSLSELTSSVRQAFEHYRLVDANERLTREVAEKNAELVAINRDLERRVVERTAGLLDGLISALDYRDTETQWHSRRVSLYSRRLAQEVGMTGAALDVVEQGALLHDIGKIGVRDSILLKPGPLTPDEWVEMRKHPEFGYRMLAKMPYLHEAALIVLQHQERWDGKGYPQNLAGEDIVLGARIFCIADTVDAITSDRPYRKGRPMSVARDEIRRCAGTQFDPALAEAFLRIPETEWQRIRQEVEGMEEAENRRWHGHPLGPPSMAKASGA